A genomic segment from candidate division WOR-3 bacterium encodes:
- the rpmC gene encoding 50S ribosomal protein L29 translates to MKAKEIRELTEQELMHRLDEVNEEIFKLRFRVMSNATDKPANIRNAKKEKARILTILREKQIAQKGNIENG, encoded by the coding sequence ATGAAAGCTAAAGAAATTAGAGAACTTACGGAACAGGAATTGATGCACAGGCTGGACGAAGTAAACGAAGAAATTTTTAAATTGCGTTTTAGAGTCATGTCGAATGCAACGGACAAACCGGCAAACATAAGAAACGCCAAGAAGGAAAAAGCCAGAATTCTGACGATACTAAGAGAAAAGCAAATCGCACAGAAGGGGAATATCGAAAATGGATAA
- the rplP gene encoding 50S ribosomal protein L16 — protein sequence MLAPKRMKYRKQQRGKRRGVSKGASKIDFGEYGLQALEAAWITAKQIEAARVAITRHIKRGGKLWIRMFPDKPITEKPAETRMGKGKGAPVGWVAVVRRGRVIFELEGVDEETAKRAMELAAAKLPIKTRFISGHDVA from the coding sequence ATGTTGGCACCTAAGAGAATGAAATACAGAAAACAGCAAAGAGGCAAGAGAAGAGGCGTTTCCAAAGGCGCCAGCAAAATTGATTTTGGAGAATACGGTTTGCAGGCTCTCGAAGCGGCTTGGATAACAGCCAAGCAAATAGAAGCAGCTCGTGTCGCAATAACCAGGCATATCAAAAGAGGCGGTAAGCTTTGGATCCGTATGTTCCCCGACAAACCTATAACTGAAAAACCCGCTGAAACGAGAATGGGTAAAGGGAAAGGAGCGCCAGTGGGTTGGGTGGCTGTTGTCAGAAGAGGAAGGGTGATATTTGAACTCGAAGGGGTAGACGAAGAGACGGCAAAAAGGGCAATGGAGCTCGCTGCCGCGAAGCTTCCTATAAAAACCAGATTTATTTCAGGGCACGATGTAGCTTAG
- the rpsC gene encoding 30S ribosomal protein S3, which translates to MGQKTHPVGFRIGITKNWDSRWFAHQRNFSQGLYDDNKIRTYLNRRLNDSKVGFSKIEIEKAVDNITITIHTSTPGKIIGKQGKEITNLREEVKGLINKEVNLKIQEVQSPELDAKLVADNIMNQIVQRVSFKRAMKRAVTNAMRQGAKGIKVTCSGRLGGAEIARTEWYREGNIPLHTLRADIDYAQTTAHTLSGTVGIKTWIFKGLIMNDEDQHRLNQLGLLGAKKEKKRK; encoded by the coding sequence TTGGGACAAAAAACACATCCCGTTGGATTTAGAATAGGCATTACGAAGAATTGGGATTCTCGATGGTTCGCGCATCAAAGAAATTTCAGCCAAGGCCTATATGACGACAACAAAATTAGAACTTATCTGAACAGAAGGTTAAACGACTCCAAGGTGGGGTTTTCGAAAATTGAGATTGAAAAAGCCGTCGACAACATAACGATAACTATTCATACCTCAACTCCGGGGAAAATAATCGGAAAACAAGGTAAAGAAATCACCAACCTTCGTGAAGAAGTAAAAGGTTTGATAAACAAAGAAGTCAATTTAAAAATCCAGGAAGTACAAAGTCCCGAGTTAGACGCCAAATTGGTGGCCGACAACATAATGAATCAAATAGTGCAAAGAGTGAGTTTTAAAAGGGCAATGAAAAGGGCGGTGACAAACGCCATGAGACAAGGCGCAAAAGGGATAAAGGTCACGTGTTCGGGACGCCTCGGAGGAGCTGAAATAGCAAGAACCGAATGGTACAGAGAAGGAAACATACCTCTTCACACCCTAAGAGCGGACATAGATTACGCTCAAACTACAGCTCACACTCTTTCGGGAACCGTTGGAATCAAAACATGGATTTTCAAAGGTTTGATAATGAACGACGAAGATCAGCACAGGTTGAATCAACTCGGTCTTTTGGGAGCTAAAAAAGAAAAAAAGAGAAAATAG
- the rplV gene encoding 50S ribosomal protein L22, with amino-acid sequence MQTMAITKYVRVTSKKARRIVDSIKGKRIDEALSLLSFTNYAISYSLTKTIASAAANMKVKPEGVALDDSDIYIKDIRIDKGPSYPKRFRAGARGRAKPIVKETCHITVTVENFSK; translated from the coding sequence ATGCAGACAATGGCAATAACAAAATACGTGAGGGTCACTTCGAAAAAAGCCAGAAGAATTGTTGACTCCATAAAAGGGAAAAGGATCGACGAAGCTCTATCCCTGCTTTCCTTCACAAATTACGCGATATCATACTCTTTAACTAAAACAATAGCATCTGCAGCAGCAAACATGAAGGTCAAGCCTGAAGGCGTCGCTTTGGACGACAGCGACATATACATAAAAGACATCAGAATCGACAAGGGGCCTAGTTATCCCAAGCGTTTCAGGGCAGGAGCCAGAGGAAGGGCTAAACCTATTGTCAAAGAAACCTGTCATATAACGGTCACGGTCGAGAACTTTTCAAAATAG
- the rpsS gene encoding 30S ribosomal protein S19 — MPRSIKKGPFVDQKLIEKVEKMKSERDKKTIKTWSRRSTITPDFVGLSFAVHNGKKFIPVYVTENMVGHKLGEFSPTRLFRGHGGKKAEAERKSKAQG, encoded by the coding sequence ATGCCGAGGTCGATCAAAAAAGGGCCGTTTGTCGATCAGAAACTGATAGAAAAAGTCGAAAAAATGAAATCTGAAAGAGATAAAAAGACCATAAAAACATGGAGCAGACGCTCTACGATTACTCCGGATTTTGTCGGGCTGTCTTTTGCCGTACACAACGGAAAAAAGTTTATTCCTGTGTATGTTACGGAAAATATGGTGGGGCATAAACTCGGAGAATTTTCTCCTACAAGGCTTTTCAGAGGGCATGGAGGGAAAAAAGCCGAAGCGGAGAGGAAGAGTAAAGCTCAGGGGTAA